The genomic segment ATAATGTTTTTATTAGGCTTTATAATACAAAAAATGTTTTAGTTAAAAATAATATTTTAATTTACGGGGAGGGAATAACTTTAAGTGATTCACGTCCTTATGATTATGGTAATAATGAAATTTATGGGAACAGAATTGAAAATTGTACATATGGGCTACGTTTATATAATTATAATTATACAGATAATATTCATGACAACATTATTTTAGGTGCAAAAGAATATGCTGTGTATAATTATGGAAATCAAGACATTCATTTAGAAAATAATCAATGGGGAACTGATGATGAAAATGTTATTCAAACCTTAATCTATGATATCTTTGATGATGCAACAAGAGGAAGGGTTTATTATTCACCTTGGTTGCCTTGGGGTCAACAAGCTGTAGATGCAGATAATGATGGTGTTGATGATGCTATTGATAATTGTTTAGGTCTAGGTAATCCAGGACAAGAAGATTCTGATAATGATAAAAAAGGAAATGCTTGTGATACTTGTCCTTTAGATAAAGACGATGATTATGATAAAGATGGAATTTGTGGTAATTTAGATAATTGTCCTAATAATAAAAATCCAAATCAACAAGATGCAGATGGAGATGGTAATGGTGATGCATGTGATAGTTATAATAATGAAAATCCTTTAGCAATTGCTTCAGCAGATTTAATTAAAGGAAAAGCACCATTTACTGTTAAATTTACTGGTATGGTTGTTGGTGGAAATTCTCCAGTTGCTTATAATTGGAATTTTAAAGATGGTTCAAGTTCAACACAAAAAGATATAACACATACTTTCCAAACTCAAGGAACTTATGAAGTTGAATTTATTACTACTGATAAAGATGGAGATTTAAGCACAAGTAAAAAAACAATTACTGTAACAAGTGATGAAATTACAATAAGTGAATATTCTCCTTCAAGTTTAAGTTTGACTTTGAATGAAGGTGAGCAACAAATCTTTAATGTAAAAGCACAAAAAAATCCTGCTTGGTATTTAGACGGATTGTATAAAGGAAAATCAGAAAGTTACACTCTAAGTACAAATTCAAGAAGTGCAGGAGTTCATACTTTGAGAGCAGTTGTTGATAATTCTAAAGCTGTTGAATGGACAGTAACTGTTAATGATATTAATTCTGGAAAAGATTTTCAGATTTTAAATTTAAAATTAGATAAATTGCAAACTTCTTCAGGTAATACTGTAATTAGTTTTAATATTTATAATAATGGAAATACCCAAGAAGAGATTAAATGGAGTGTTAATACCGGAACTTCAACTTTAAGTAATAAAGTGACTGTTGCAGGAAATTCTTATACTACTATATTTGCTTACTGGAATTATAAAGCTCCAGGTTATACTGTAACTGCAACTGTGGATCCAGATAGTTTAGTAAGTGAAGATGATGAAACAAACAATGTAGGAGTTTTAAATATTTAAAATGCAATGGGATAAAGCTATTAGTGGAAAGAGAAAAATAGATCAAGCTATTGAGAAAGGTAGAAACAGATTTTTTAGAAGTAGGAAGGATAAAAGTGGTGAAGAAGGGAGTAAATATGATTGGATAAGAAAAATTCCCTTTAAAAGAAAAATTGGTGCAGTAGTTTTAGCAGGAGGACTTGCTTTATTATCTGCTAAAGATGCTTTGGCAGTAACTGTTTCTGACTTGTATAAAGAATTTGTAAATACTGCAAAGATAAATTATAATGTAGATTTTCTAGAGCCAAATTGTTATGAATATAATCAAGCTGATGTTAATGGAGATACAATTGATGGTATTTGTTATGAAGCAAGTAATGGAGATAAAACCTGGATAAATTTAATGTATTCTACTGAACAAAAACCTCAGCAAGAATATGATGAAGCAAATATACTTTCTATAATAGGACAAAATAGATTAGAACATATTATTTCAAATTCAGATGAAATTAAAGCAAAAGTTGATACTGTTGCACAATTGTTAAATTGGCAAGCAGTTACACCAACAAATCCTAATACAGATAGCCCTTCAACTGAACTAATAAATTATCCAAATCCTTTTACAGATAAAACTACTTTGAAATATAATGCTAATTCAGATGTTATGATTTATAGTGTTGTAGGAGAGTTTATTACCAATCTTAAAACTGATTCTAATGGAAAAGTAGAATGGGATGGAACTAATGGTTTGGGAATGGAATTAAGTTCCGGTGTTTATTTGGGTGTGGCTAATAAACAAAAAATAAAAATAGTTTATGTGAAATAAACTATCCAACTAATTTTAATTTCTTTTTAATTTCATTAAACATTTTTTGAAAAGATGCATGAATTGCAGTTGATAATTCCCAGTCTGAGGCACTTGATTCAAAGAAAACCTCTTTACATCTAGCATTTAAACTAATAGTATATTGTTTTGCTTTTTTTTCTAGCGGGTGCACTTTTAAAGTTAATCGCGCTTCTGAGATTTTTCCACAATGTTCTAATTTTGTTAATTCGTGCTCTGAAATTTCTTTTATTTTTGAAATTTCTTCTTTTTTAAGGTCATTTATTCCATTGTAATTTATCATTTTTGGCCTCCCAAAGTTAAATCTTTAAAAGTTAAACCTTCTTTAGTTGCTTCGTCTAAAGTAATAACATGATTATCTCCTCTACTTAATTTTGTTTTTGAAGTTTCAATAAATCTCCATTCTGTGTTATTAAATCTAACACCTATCCAGGGTTCTGCACCTAAAATATTTGCAAATAAGGTTAATTCTTCAACTTCTTTTTTTGTTAGATATGCTGTTGATTCTTTTCTTGCTTTACATTCAATAACTAGAACTCTTCCTGATTTACCTGCAATGATGTCTGGGGCAGGTATGGTTGTGCTTCCAGAACCAGCTACCCTTGATGCACTCCACCCATTATCCCAAAATAGATGGACTAATTCACGTTCTGTCCTGCAACCTTTCTTTTTCATTAAATTCTCCGAATTTAAGAACCTAAATTAGAGGTTTAAGTTTTATTTAACTTGTTTTAATAGTTTAATTGCACGTTCATTTAATAA from the Candidatus Woesearchaeota archaeon genome contains:
- a CDS encoding Holliday junction resolvase → MKKKGCRTERELVHLFWDNGWSASRVAGSGSTTIPAPDIIAGKSGRVLVIECKARKESTAYLTKKEVEELTLFANILGAEPWIGVRFNNTEWRFIETSKTKLSRGDNHVITLDEATKEGLTFKDLTLGGQK